From Drosophila virilis strain 15010-1051.87 unplaced genomic scaffold, Dvir_AGI_RSII-ME tig00001999, whole genome shotgun sequence, the proteins below share one genomic window:
- the LOC138911688 gene encoding nuclear transcription factor Y subunit beta-like: MLVQQQQQQQQQQRQQVVNQQQQQCNDDNTQRQRNVQQQRLPNNMQVNGTVQQKPPKQQQRQPESPIRQQASQQRSNPNTNPNTKSMTYSQVARGVGGVKIRNPASRHLEKLQEQLRMEQQQKRQQQQHPWQQQEHYRQIQQRHQEQRHPQQQQRNQNQQQRIQNQQQRFPSQQTQQQQQQPTRIVQVPTHNEQSQQQQQHQTPQIDCPLMRALERNANIVEEME; encoded by the exons ATGCTcgtacagcagcagcagcaacagcaacaacaacaacggcaacaagtagtaaatcagcaacaacagcaatgcaaCGATGATAACACACAGCGACAACGAAAcgtacaacagcaacggctgcCGAACAATATGCAAGTCAACGGTACGGTGCAACAAAAGCctccaaagcagcagcaacgtcaGCCGGAGTCTCCAATACGGCAGCAGGCGTCTCAGCAGAGATCAAACCCGAATACAAATCCAAACACAAAAAGTATGACATACAGCCAAGTAGCCCGTGGTGTTGGTGGTGTTAAAATCCGTAATCCTGCATCAAGGCATCTTGAAAAGCTACAGGAGCAGCTTCgtatggagcagcagcaaaaacggcagcaacaacaacatccgtggcagcaacaggaacacTATCGCCAAATCCAGCAGCGCCATCAAGAGCAGCGCCatcctcagcagcagcagcgcaaccaaaaccagcagcagcgtatCCAAAACCAACAGCAGCGCTTCCCAAGTCAacaaacccaacaacaacaacaacagcccacGCGAATTGTACAGGTGCCAACACACAACgagcaatcacaacaacagcagcaacaccaaacTCCGCAGATTGATTGTCCGCTTATGAGAGCGTTGGAGCGGAACGCCAATATCGTCGAGGAGATGG AATAG